A genomic region of Syntrophorhabdaceae bacterium contains the following coding sequences:
- a CDS encoding YbhB/YbcL family Raf kinase inhibitor-like protein, producing the protein MKISSTAFGHNGQIPKKYTCDGSDVNPPLKFEEIPANARSLALIVDDPDAPMGTWVHWVVWNIDPKTSEIKENSVPKGSMQGTNDFRKHDYGGPCPPSGTHRYFFKLYALDMTLNIGASVGKTALESSMKGHILAEAQLIGLYERSR; encoded by the coding sequence ATGAAGATTTCAAGTACAGCCTTCGGACACAACGGACAGATACCGAAGAAATACACCTGTGACGGCAGTGATGTCAACCCGCCGCTAAAGTTTGAAGAGATTCCTGCTAATGCAAGATCACTTGCCCTCATAGTTGATGACCCGGATGCCCCAATGGGCACATGGGTACATTGGGTTGTTTGGAACATAGACCCGAAGACCTCGGAGATAAAAGAAAACTCTGTCCCCAAGGGATCAATGCAGGGTACGAATGATTTCAGGAAACACGACTACGGAGGTCCATGCCCGCCCTCTGGAACACATCGATATTTCTTCAAACTATATGCACTTGATATGACCCTGAATATCGGCGCCAGTGTCGGGAAGACTGCCCTTGAATCATCAATGAAAGGGCATATTCTTGCAGAAGCACAATTAATAGGGCTCTATGAAAGAAGCAGGTGA